From the Deltaproteobacteria bacterium genome, one window contains:
- a CDS encoding GAF domain-containing protein — MNAKSGHKTFAHFTREPNGRVILNVAKNLSERPFVSLIVTSQVTNDLWTDVASRYVISRHSGRPIVENFTHQQLENIMTSVRTNAPATTVEAARPDSTTRLRVLHEMNRAILAAQSPQAVAQIAIEHLRKIIPCWRISVSLSDRAAQTFTLLAVHTEVETDVPAGVVFPLARGSDLHPRRAEVSKVDDLTSLPVLPPIWQDLQREGLRSFVNVPLIVDDQQIGSLNIGANTPHFFIPDHIDLACEIADSLAVALRKCFLIRIFRRHHPQRAPDTGQVHHSVTGNGGMFEVPTQAPLAPQPTEGPLHHPAAGQHGKAFGVCRTAHHLQA; from the coding sequence GCACACTTTACGCGAGAGCCCAACGGACGTGTCATTCTGAACGTAGCGAAGAATCTCTCCGAGAGACCCTTCGTTTCACTCATAGTGACATCACAGGTGACCAATGATCTGTGGACTGATGTAGCGAGTAGATACGTCATCTCGCGGCATAGTGGTAGGCCAATAGTCGAAAATTTTACACACCAACAGTTAGAGAATATCATGACCTCTGTAAGAACGAATGCACCAGCAACAACCGTTGAGGCTGCGCGCCCAGACTCTACTACGCGTTTACGGGTCCTCCATGAAATGAATCGCGCCATTCTCGCCGCGCAGTCCCCTCAAGCGGTCGCCCAGATTGCGATCGAACACTTACGAAAAATTATTCCCTGTTGGCGCATTAGCGTCTCGCTCTCTGATAGAGCTGCGCAGACGTTCACTCTTCTTGCTGTCCACACAGAAGTTGAAACAGATGTCCCAGCTGGAGTAGTTTTCCCATTAGCAAGAGGGAGTGACCTCCATCCGCGTCGAGCAGAGGTTTCGAAGGTCGACGATCTAACCAGCTTACCCGTCCTTCCCCCCATCTGGCAGGATCTGCAGCGGGAAGGCCTACGATCATTCGTCAATGTTCCACTCATTGTCGATGACCAACAGATTGGCTCGTTAAATATCGGAGCTAATACGCCGCACTTTTTTATCCCTGACCACATCGACCTAGCTTGTGAGATTGCAGACTCTCTCGCCGTCGCCCTTAGAAAGTGTTTTTTAATTCGTATTTTCCGTCGTCACCATCCGCAGCGTGCGCCGGATACTGGCCAAGTACACCATAGCGTCACTGGAAACGGTGGTATGTTCGAAGTCCCGACACAAGCGCCGCTAGCGCCCCAGCCAACCGAAGGACCGCTCCACCACCCAGCGGCGGGGCAACACGGTAAAGCCTTTGGCGTCTGCCGAACGGCGCACCACCTCCAAGCGC